The Carassius carassius chromosome 31, fCarCar2.1, whole genome shotgun sequence genome includes a region encoding these proteins:
- the afg1la gene encoding AFG1 like ATPase a, which yields MAAGKASLVAHGLHLCVKNKLLLNSTFPDIVSCIKRGLATGVLSQTVEVPSATTSPKSSFGGPLEHYNSLIRDGQLREDLQQRAALEKLDQMQKDLRGYSNKNSTLFSKFFSKRKPPKGYYIYGDVGTGKTMVMDMFYDHVETVKKKRVHFHGFMLDVHKRIHRLKQSLPKRKVGKMAKAYDPIAPVAEEISEEACLLCFDEFQVTDIADAMILKQLFENLFLNGVVVVATSNRPPDDLYKNGLQRVNFVPFIAVLKEYCQTLRLDSGIDYRRRNCPAAGKLFYLSSEPDVDATLDKLFDEMAFKQNDITRPRSLKVHGRILTLAKACGTIADCTFEELCDRPVGASDYLEISAVFDTVFIRNIPLLTLNKKTQARRFITLIDALYEHKVRVVLLAEAPLDDLFVHEHQDHHDHHDTHVLLDDLGISRDAGSSLAIFTGEEEVFAFQRTVSRLTEMQTEEYWVAGDRSSK from the exons ATGGCAGCCGGTAAAGCGTCCTTGGTGGCGCATGGACTTCATTTATGTGTAAAAAATAAGCTTCTGTTGAATTCAACTTTCCCTGATATTGTCAGCTGTATTAAAAGAG GTCTTGCCACAGGTGTGTTGTCGCAGACGGTTGAAGTTCCCAGTGCCACAACCTCTCCAAAAAGCAGTTTTGGTGGACCGTTGGAGCATTACAACAGTCTCATTCGAGATGGACAGTTACGAGAAGATCTGCAACAGAGAGCCGCTTTGGAAAAACTGGATCAGATGCAAAAGGACCTTCGAGGGTACAGCAACAAAAACTCAACGCTTTTCTCAAAG TTCTTCTCCAAGAGAAAGCCGCCAAAAGGTTATTACATATATGGAGATGTTG GCACAGGGAAAACTATGGTTATGGATATGTTTTATGATCATGTAGAGACCGTGAAGAAAAAAAGGGTCCATTTTCATGGATTCATGTTGGATGTACATAAAC GGATCCATCGGCTCAAGCAAAGTTTGCCCAAGAGAAAAGTGGGTAAAATGGCGAAGGCGTACGATCCTATCGCACCGGTGGCTGAAGAAATCAGCGAGGAGGCCTGCCTTCTGTGTTTTGATGAGTTCCAG GTCACTGACATTGCAGATGCCATGATTCTTAAGCAGCTCTTTGAGAACCTCTTCCTGAATGGGGTTGTAGTTGTAGCAACGTCCAATCGGCCTCCAGATG ATCTGTACAAAAACGGATTACAAAGGGTGAACTTTGTGCCTTTCATCGCTGTGCTAAAG GAGTATTGCCAAACACTACGTCTGGATTCTGGAATAGATTATCGGAGAAGAAATTGCCCTGCAGCTGGAAAACTCTTCTACCT TTCCAGTGAACCTGATGTTGATGCAACACTCGATAAGCTGTTCGATGAGATGGCCTTCAAACAGAATGACA ttACTCGGCCCAGATCTCTAAAGGTACATGGCAGGATACTGACACTTGCCAAAGCATGTGGGACCATAGCAGACTGCACTTTTGAGGAGCTGTGTGATCGA CCTGTAGGAGCCAGCGACTACCTGGAGATctctgctgtgtttgacacagtTTTCATACGAAACATTCCTTTGCTCACTTTGAACAAGAAGACGCAAGCCAGACGCTTCATAACTCTTATTGATGCACTGTATGAGCACAAG GTTCGAGTCGTGCTGCTGGCCGAAGCTCCGTTAGATGATCTGTTTGTTCATGAACATCAAGACCATCACGACCATCACGACACTCATGTTTTATTGGATGATCTGGGCATTTCAAGG GATGCCGGCAGCTCACTGGCGATCTTTACAGGAGAAGAGGAGGTGTTTGCGTTCCAGAGGACTGTATCTCGCCTTACTGAGATGCAAACAGAGGAGTACTGGGTTGCAGGAGATCGGAGCTCGAAGTAG
- the foxo3a gene encoding forkhead box protein O3a: MAEEIDKPLAVDVDIDPDFEPQKRPRSCTWPLPRPESNSGKAEPADVGIIPEEEVDENCTDDACASSGRTGASNPVSVIEGNQAPAAAPAIETNAAVSDKDTYGSLVSSQHALPACNDSSINGLIPQQPRKSSARRNAWGNYSYADLITQAIESSPEKRLTLAQIYDWMVRNVAYFKDKGDSNSSAGWKNSIRHNLSLHSRFVRVQNEGTGKSSWWIVNPDGGKGGKAPRRRAVSMDNSNKLIKSARGRAAKKKAALQATQDGSSESSSSLSKWTGSPTSRSSDELDAWTDFRSRTNSNASTLSGRLSPILANLEVDEVPDDDSPLSPMLYSSPSSMSPSTGLIELPRLADLAGTMNLNDGLSDNLMDDLLDNISLTASQSPDQDESGANLQGSPVFTFSCSGSSLAIPSGSYGTNSMFSPPSVTGLRQSPMQTIQENKQATFSCGSLFSDPSLQDLLSSESNSHSDVLLTQSDPLMSQASASLSSQNARRSALLLRNDPMMSNQAGPVGQLGLKKVSPSGWRMNSVSSSESDYQSLMKQHHQTSPFRSTSMQLNSSDSLLAGLSGSVTSVQSVSQDQFPSDLDLEALSGSFDCDMDAITRNDLMDADGLEFSFDSHLISTQNASLTSGSFSRTKQTSSQSWVPG, encoded by the exons ATGGCAGAGGAGATAGATAAGCCCTTGGCTGTGGACGTCGACATAGACCCTGATTTCGAGCCCCAAAAAAGGCCCAGGTCCTGCACCTGGCCTCTGCCCAGACCAGAGTCCAATAGTGGGAAAGCAGAACCAGCAGATGTGGGAATCATTCCCGAGGAAGAGGTGGATGAAAATTGCACTGATGATGCTTGTGCATCTAGTGGCCGTACAGGCGCATCAAATCCCGTCAGTGTGATAGAAGGAAACCAGGCTCCTGCTGCTGCTCCTGCTATAGAAACCAATGCTGCCGTCAGTGATAAAGACACATACGGCTCTCTTGTATCTTCCCAACATGCTCTGCCTGCATGCAACGACTCCAGCATCAATGGTCTGATTCCTCAGCAGCCCAGAAAATCCTCTGCCCGCAGGAACGCCTGGGGAAACTATTCCTACGCAGACCTCATCACACAAGCCATCGAGAGCTCGCCCGAGAAACGGCTGACATTGGCCCAGATTTATGATTGGATGGTCCGGAATGTGGCATACTTCAAGGACAAAGGTGACAGCAACAGCTCTGCTGGATGGAAG AACTCAATACGACATAACCTGTCACTCCACAGTCGTTTTGTCCGGGTCCAGAATGAAGGAACAGGAAAGAGTTCTTGGTGGATTGTCAACCCTGATGGCGGAAAAGGGGGTAAAGCTCCACGGAGACGTGCTGTTTCCATGGACAACAGTAATAAGCTCATCAAGAGCGCCCGTGGCCGTGCCGCAAAGAAGAAGGCGGCTCTTCAGGCTACTCAAGACGGAAGCTCTGAGAGTTCCTCCAGCCTGTCCAAATGGACCGGCAGCCCGACCTCCCGCAGTAGCGATGAGCTCGACGCTTGGACGGATTTCCGTTCCCGCACTAATTCTAATGCAAGCACCCTAAGTGGACGCCTTTCCCCAATTCTGGCCAACCTCGAGGTGGATGAAGTTCCCGATGATGACTCGCCCCTGTCGCCCATGCTGTACTCGAGCCCTAGTAGTATGTCTCCATCCACTGGACTAATAGAACTACCCCGTCTAGCTGATCTTGCAGGAACCATGAATCTCAACGATGGCCTTTCCGACAACCTAATGGATGACCTTCTAGATAACATCAGCCTGACAGCTTCCCAGTCTCCGGACCAAGACGAGAGTGGGGCCAACCTACAGGGAAGCCCTGTGTTTACCTTCAGCTGCTCTGGGAGCAGTCTGGCAATTCCCTCTGGCAGCTATGGCACCAACTCCATGTTTAGCCCTCCATCCGTCACTGGCCTGAGGCAGTCTCCAATGCAAACGATCCAGGAAAACAAGCAGGCAACGTTCTCCTGCGGTTCCCTCTTTAGTGATCCGAGTCTGCAGGATTTGCTCAGCTCCGAGTCCAATAGTCACAGTGATGTCCTTCTTACTCAATCTGATCCGCTAATGTCACAAGCCAGTGCCTCCCTTTCCTCCCAGAATGCCCGTCGTAGTGCCCTGTTGCTGCGTAATGACCCTATGATGTCCAATCAGGCTGGGCCTGTAGGACAACTGGGGCTAAAGAAGGTGTCGCCATCTGGATGGCGGATGAACTCTGTCTCAAGCAGCGAGTCAGACTACCAAAGCTTGATGAAGCAACATCACCAAACGTCTCCCTTCAGAAGCACATCTATGCAGCTCAACTCTTCCGATTCATTGTTGGCAGGTCTCAGTGGCAGCGTGACCTCCGTTCAGTCGGTGTCTCAGGACCAATTCCCATCTGACTTGGATCTCGAGGCATTAAGTGGCAGTTTCGATTGTGACATGGATGCCATCACCCGCAATGATCTGATGGATGCTGATGGCCTGGAGTTCAGCTTCGATTCACATCTCATCTCCACTCAGAATGCTAGCCTGACATCAGGGAGCTTCTCCCGTACCAAACAAACCTCCTCCCAAAGCTGGGTACCAGGTTGA